A single region of the Acinetobacter sp. WCHA45 genome encodes:
- the mazG gene encoding nucleoside triphosphate pyrophosphohydrolase, producing MEKLLEIMHELRQKCPWDQQQTPNSLTRYAIEEAYEVEAAIREGDLNEIRNELGDLLLQVVFQSQMYSEQGAFNFHDVVDAISEKLIRRHPHVFQAEKYQNLDPEQVSELWKQIKQQEKQGKAQSRLDEVKHAPALVQAHEIQKKAAQLGFDFETVEDAYGKLNEELEELQQAIKTQKTDEIQEEFGDCLFSLINVGRKLGVSSETALLATIHKFRSRFAYIEQQAQRQNKDLQEMSLAEMDELWEQAKRHLKLQGKSNEFAATTQQT from the coding sequence ATGGAAAAGTTATTAGAAATCATGCACGAATTAAGACAAAAGTGTCCATGGGATCAACAACAAACACCAAATAGTTTGACGCGTTATGCGATCGAAGAAGCCTATGAGGTAGAAGCTGCGATTCGAGAGGGTGATCTAAATGAAATTCGTAATGAGTTAGGCGATTTGTTATTGCAGGTCGTGTTCCAATCTCAGATGTATAGTGAACAAGGTGCATTTAATTTTCATGATGTGGTCGATGCGATTAGTGAAAAATTAATTCGTCGACATCCACATGTATTTCAAGCTGAAAAATATCAAAATTTAGATCCAGAACAAGTCAGTGAACTATGGAAACAAATTAAGCAACAAGAAAAACAAGGTAAGGCTCAATCTCGACTAGATGAAGTGAAACATGCGCCAGCATTGGTACAGGCACATGAGATTCAAAAAAAAGCAGCGCAGCTAGGTTTTGATTTTGAAACAGTTGAAGATGCTTATGGAAAGTTAAATGAGGAATTAGAGGAATTGCAACAGGCAATAAAAACTCAAAAAACTGATGAAATACAAGAAGAATTTGGAGATTGTCTATTTTCTTTAATTAACGTAGGACGTAAACTTGGCGTGTCGAGTGAGACTGCATTATTGGCAACGATTCATAAATTTAGAAGCCGATTTGCATATATTGAACAACAAGCACAAAGACAAAATAAAGACTTGCAAGAAATGAGTTTGGCAGAAATGGATGAACTATGGGAGCAAGCAAAACGACATTTAAAACTTCAGGGGAAATCCAATGAATTTGCCGCAACCACGCAGCAAACATAA
- the folK gene encoding 2-amino-4-hydroxy-6-hydroxymethyldihydropteridine diphosphokinase: MTIRTYIGLGSNLGDSQQILSEAVVKLASLGSVKVSRLYQSPPMGPQDQPNYLNAVVQLDTTLEALALLDQLQQFEQEAGRIRLRRWGERTLDLDLLIYGQEQIQNERLTVPHIGILERDFVILPLLDLDAHLQLNGHSLKDLELVQQANLTVIADQSWATA, from the coding sequence ATGACTATTCGTACCTATATCGGTTTAGGCAGTAACTTAGGTGATTCACAACAGATTCTTAGCGAAGCTGTTGTGAAGTTGGCTAGTTTAGGTTCGGTAAAAGTTTCAAGGCTTTATCAAAGTCCACCGATGGGTCCTCAGGACCAGCCAAATTATCTAAATGCCGTTGTTCAATTGGACACGACACTTGAAGCACTTGCCTTATTAGACCAATTACAACAATTTGAGCAAGAAGCTGGTCGTATTCGTTTAAGGCGATGGGGAGAGCGCACGCTTGATTTAGATCTATTGATTTATGGTCAAGAGCAGATTCAAAATGAACGTTTGACCGTACCACATATTGGTATTTTAGAACGTGATTTTGTGATCCTTCCCTTATTAGATTTAGATGCTCATTTACAGTTAAATGGGCACTCATTAAAAGATTTAGAACTAGTGCAGCAAGCAAACTTGACTGTAATCGCAGATCAATCTTGGGCAACTGCGTAA
- the panB gene encoding 3-methyl-2-oxobutanoate hydroxymethyltransferase, with product MISLSDLRKFKADGRKFSCLTCYDASMAKAMELAEIDTILIGDSLGMAIQGRDSTLPVTVEDMAYHTAAVRRGNSHALIMTDLPFMSYATLEDGLKNAKAVMQVGAQMVKIEGGAWLSELVQVLTRNGIPVCVHLGLTPQSVHVFGGYKLQARTREAADQLIADCQAVVDAGAAVLLLECVPAQLGKEIAELFPNTPVIGIGAGNETDGQVLVVQDMLGLTFGRVARFVRNFMKEQAGETAIVDAFKSYHAAVQNQSFPAKEHTFQVEL from the coding sequence ATGATTAGTCTAAGTGACTTAAGAAAATTTAAAGCTGATGGACGTAAGTTCTCATGTCTTACTTGTTACGATGCAAGTATGGCTAAAGCGATGGAATTGGCTGAAATTGATACAATTTTAATTGGTGATTCTCTAGGAATGGCGATTCAAGGAAGAGATTCCACACTTCCTGTGACAGTTGAAGATATGGCTTATCATACAGCAGCTGTACGTCGTGGTAATTCGCACGCCTTAATTATGACTGATCTACCATTTATGAGTTATGCAACGCTTGAAGATGGTTTGAAAAATGCGAAAGCAGTGATGCAAGTTGGCGCGCAAATGGTCAAGATCGAAGGTGGTGCTTGGTTAAGTGAATTAGTCCAAGTTTTGACACGTAATGGTATTCCTGTCTGCGTGCATTTGGGTTTAACGCCACAATCAGTACACGTATTCGGTGGCTATAAACTTCAAGCACGAACGCGTGAAGCAGCAGATCAATTAATTGCGGATTGCCAAGCTGTGGTTGATGCAGGTGCTGCGGTATTATTATTAGAGTGTGTTCCAGCTCAGTTAGGCAAGGAAATTGCTGAACTATTTCCTAATACTCCAGTGATTGGTATTGGTGCAGGCAATGAAACTGATGGACAAGTTTTGGTTGTACAAGACATGCTTGGTTTGACTTTTGGTCGAGTTGCGCGTTTTGTGCGTAATTTCATGAAAGAACAAGCGGGCGAAACAGCAATTGTAGATGCATTTAAATCGTATCATGCAGCTGTTCAAAACCAATCATTTCCTGCTAAAGAACACACTTTTCAAGTTGAGCTCTAA
- a CDS encoding ComEA family DNA-binding protein: MNLPQPRSKHNFILFIFIFLSCFVYVSAQPFDQSYEKWKAQQQARDQQLAKQPNNNYYLSRPTPQKSSQQVSSSTNIQGDKISLNQANLQQLQTLNGVGEKKAQAIVEYRQKNGGFKTVDELVNVKGIGPKLLEKNKARLAL, translated from the coding sequence ATGAATTTGCCGCAACCACGCAGCAAACATAACTTTATTCTGTTTATTTTTATATTTTTAAGCTGCTTTGTTTATGTAAGTGCACAGCCATTCGATCAATCCTATGAAAAATGGAAAGCTCAACAACAAGCACGTGATCAGCAATTAGCGAAGCAGCCTAACAATAATTATTATTTATCAAGACCTACGCCACAGAAGAGTTCTCAGCAAGTTTCATCTTCTACCAATATTCAGGGCGATAAGATTAGTTTGAACCAAGCAAATTTACAGCAGTTACAGACTTTAAATGGTGTTGGTGAGAAAAAGGCTCAGGCAATTGTTGAATATCGCCAAAAGAATGGTGGTTTTAAAACGGTGGATGAGTTGGTCAATGTAAAAGGAATTGGTCCAAAATTGCTTGAGAAAAATAAAGCACGCTTAGCATTATAG
- the pcnB gene encoding polynucleotide adenylyltransferase PcnB, with protein sequence MQTLRASKCGLSTAQLPSSILDVIDSLTKAGYEAYIVGGGVRDMMLGLNPKDFDAVTNATPAQVKEVFGRRCRIIGRRFELAHVYSGRELIEVATFRAPPKKAVTSASGMILRDNNWGTIEQDFARRDFSINTLYYQPRQAIVLDFCHAVDDIKTRTLRFLGEPAQRFEEDPVRMLRALRFAAKLNFQIDQSIIDVFDVEMTQLLRDVSPHRLYDESQKLFTMGHLARVLPMLIEFGVWKQLFAEIPPNLTAFIERAAKNTDQRIQIGKTINPAFFYAVLLWKPFLERCDFYLNKGVVPAEARAQAGLDVLKRQATRTIIPRFAETFIREVWEMQTRLLNPKPQQIEALAGHARFRAGFDFLLLREKSGDSSTEGMGIWWEAYQEMSIDQKEVAIRQYNRQRSKTRRKTVEVDEPKTTEIEPLVNVPEPRSRRAKKERVRADESTSRFIEKATAVSGQINADHPILKRKRVQRDLSQVVFGPTQ encoded by the coding sequence TTGCAAACTTTGCGTGCGTCAAAATGTGGTTTGTCCACAGCCCAACTCCCTTCTTCAATATTAGATGTAATCGATAGCCTAACGAAAGCGGGCTATGAGGCATATATTGTGGGCGGCGGTGTTCGCGATATGATGTTAGGTCTTAATCCTAAGGATTTTGATGCTGTCACCAATGCAACACCAGCACAAGTGAAAGAAGTTTTTGGTCGACGTTGCCGAATTATTGGTCGACGTTTCGAATTAGCACATGTTTATTCTGGTCGCGAACTGATTGAAGTCGCAACTTTCCGCGCTCCTCCCAAAAAAGCAGTCACCAGTGCTTCTGGTATGATCCTGCGAGATAATAATTGGGGAACAATTGAGCAAGATTTTGCACGTCGAGATTTCTCAATTAATACTTTGTATTATCAACCGCGCCAAGCGATCGTGCTAGATTTTTGTCATGCGGTTGATGATATTAAAACGCGCACTTTACGTTTTCTAGGTGAGCCTGCACAGCGATTTGAAGAAGATCCTGTTCGGATGTTACGTGCTTTACGTTTTGCTGCGAAACTCAACTTCCAAATTGATCAATCGATTATTGATGTTTTTGATGTTGAAATGACGCAACTGTTGCGTGACGTTTCACCTCATCGATTATACGATGAGTCTCAAAAATTATTTACTATGGGACATCTTGCACGCGTTTTGCCGATGTTGATTGAGTTTGGGGTTTGGAAGCAATTATTTGCTGAAATTCCTCCAAATCTAACAGCTTTTATCGAACGTGCAGCTAAAAATACTGATCAACGAATTCAAATTGGTAAGACCATTAATCCCGCATTTTTTTATGCAGTATTGTTGTGGAAGCCGTTCTTAGAGCGTTGTGATTTTTATTTAAATAAAGGTGTTGTTCCTGCTGAAGCACGTGCCCAAGCTGGTTTAGATGTATTGAAACGTCAAGCCACACGTACCATTATTCCTCGTTTTGCTGAAACTTTCATTCGTGAAGTATGGGAAATGCAAACCCGTTTGCTCAATCCAAAACCACAGCAAATTGAAGCTTTAGCTGGACATGCACGTTTCCGTGCAGGCTTTGACTTCTTGTTGTTACGTGAGAAATCAGGTGATAGCAGCACTGAAGGTATGGGTATTTGGTGGGAAGCTTACCAAGAAATGTCAATCGATCAGAAAGAAGTCGCAATTCGTCAATACAACCGTCAACGTAGTAAAACACGTCGTAAGACAGTTGAAGTTGATGAGCCAAAGACCACTGAGATTGAGCCTTTGGTCAATGTCCCTGAGCCGAGAAGCCGCCGTGCCAAGAAAGAACGTGTTAGAGCAGATGAATCAACTAGCCGTTTTATTGAAAAAGCGACTGCCGTTTCAGGACAAATCAATGCAGATCATCCGATCCTTAAGCGTAAGCGTGTACAACGTGATCTGAGCCAAGTGGTTTTTGGACCGACGCAATGA